Proteins co-encoded in one Quercus robur chromosome 8, dhQueRobu3.1, whole genome shotgun sequence genomic window:
- the LOC126697018 gene encoding uncharacterized protein LOC126697018: MEGMAEAAAVPPAPLQELVLTLEQATHMAKQLPATADPTHLLQIYTSLHQAHHHLSNFLSKTHQQQFPPPPPLPSLLPLPHAAAENSVSSTTGGADTDPMQLADDDGEDTEGNSKGIIEKVEEKMRDCFIKNKRPKRPLSPSAATMAEERRLYDDGFGRSVKGFDPYATRLRALDLVYQFHG, from the coding sequence ATGGAAGGCATGGCAGAGGCAGCAGCTGTACCACCAGCACCATTGCAAGAGCTGGTACTGACTCTGGAGCAAGCCACCCACATGGCCAAACAGCTCCCCGCCACCGCTGACCCCACCCACCTCCTCCAAATTTACACCTCTCTCCACCAAGCCCACCACCACCTCTCTAACTTTCTCTCCAAAACCCATCAACAACAAttccctcctcctcctcctctccCTTCTCTGCTGCCTCTGCCACACGCTGCCGCCGAGAACTCCGTCTCCTCCACAACCGGCGGTGCTGACACTGACCCAATGCAACTAGCGGATGATGATGGGGAAGATACTGAAGGGAATTCGAAGGGCATAATTGAAAAAGTTGAGGAGAAGATGAGGGATTGCTTTATTAAGAATAAGCGGCCAAAGCGGCCGCTTTCGCCTTCGGCGGCCACGATGGCGGAGGAGAGAAGGCTTTATGATGATGGGTTTGGTAGGAGTGTAAAGGGTTTTGATCCTTATGCCACGAGGTTGAGGGCTTTGGACCTTGTGTACCAGTTTCATGggtga
- the LOC126697017 gene encoding ribosomal RNA small subunit methyltransferase, chloroplastic isoform X2, translating into MCTGTRPLSLQSLPPVSPTTPPRSQTTLKPTLPAHNSTAGTPLYIACATNGSRSRSRSRNRSPDDYQSTLQALNSKGRVPRKSLGQHYMLNSDINEQLASAARVEEGDVVLEIGPGTGSLTNVLLNAGAFVLAIEKDPYMASLVSERFASTERFKVLKEDFVKCHIHSHMKLLLGSKKSLDHPKSRYAKVVSNIPFNISTEVVKLLLPMGDIFSEVVLLLQEETAVRLVQSSLRTSEYRPINIFVNFYSDPEYKFKVPRTNFFPQPNVDAAVVIFKLKQAADYPRVSSTKSFFSMVNSAFNGKRKMLRKSLQHICTSIEIEEALGSVGLPATSRPEELTMDDFVKLHNLIVKV; encoded by the exons ATGTGTACGGGTACCAGACCTCTCTCACTTCAATCTCTCCCGCCAGTATCTCCTACTACACCACCACGAAGTCAAACAACCCTCAAACCTACACTCCCGGCGCACAATAGCACCGCAGGCACACCACTATATATAGCTTGCGCCACCAATGGAAGCAGAAGCAGAAGCAGAAGCAGAAACAGAAGCCCAGACGATTACCAGTCCACTCTCCAAGCTCTCAACTCCAAAGGCCGCGTCCCAAGAAAATCCCTCGGCCAG CATTATATGTTGAATTCTGACATCAATGAGCAGCTGGCGAGTGCCGCCCGTGTTGAAGAAGGCGACGTGGTGCTAGAAATTGGGCCTGGAACTGGCTCCTTGACTAATGTTCTTTTGAATGCCGGTGCTTTTGTGCTGGCCATTGAAAAG GATCCATACATGGCTTCTCTTGTGAGTGAAAGATTTGCAAGTACAGAAAGGTTCAAG GTTTTGAAAGAAGACTTTGTCAAATGTCACATTCACTCGCACATGAAGTTGTTGCTGGGAAGTAAAAAGTCATTGGATCATCCAAAGTCAAGATATGCCAAA GTAGTCTCTAATATACCCTTCAATATAAGTACAGAAGTAGTGAAACTATTACTTCCAATGGGTGACATTTTTTCAGAAGTTGTTCTCTTACTCCAG GAGGAGACGGCAGTGCGCTTGGTGCAATCATCTTTGCGAACATCAGAGTACCGACCTATCAATATCTTCGTCAATTTCTATTCAG ATCCTGAATACAAGTTTAAGGTCCCACGGACAAATTTTTTCCCTCAGCCCAAT GTTGATGCTGCTGTTGTCATATTTAAGCTCAAACAAGCTGCAGACTATCCCCGAGTTTCTTCCACTAAGAGCTTCTTCTCAATG GTCAATTCAGCATTCAATGGGAAACGCAAGATGTTGCGAAAATCACTTCAGCACATATGCACATCCATTGAAATTGAGGAAGCTTTGGGAAGTGTTGGCCTTCCAGCTACA TCGAGACCAGAGGAGCTTACCATGGATGATTTTGTGAAGTTGCATAACTTGATTGTGAAAGTATAG
- the LOC126697017 gene encoding ribosomal RNA small subunit methyltransferase, chloroplastic isoform X1 — MCTGTRPLSLQSLPPVSPTTPPRSQTTLKPTLPAHNSTAGTPLYIACATNGSRSRSRSRNRSPDDYQSTLQALNSKGRVPRKSLGQHYMLNSDINEQLASAARVEEGDVVLEIGPGTGSLTNVLLNAGAFVLAIEKDPYMASLVSERFASTERFKKTNNLGRRASHLGEGVSHNLKRSFKASEKITFSKVLKEDFVKCHIHSHMKLLLGSKKSLDHPKSRYAKVVSNIPFNISTEVVKLLLPMGDIFSEVVLLLQEETAVRLVQSSLRTSEYRPINIFVNFYSDPEYKFKVPRTNFFPQPNVDAAVVIFKLKQAADYPRVSSTKSFFSMVNSAFNGKRKMLRKSLQHICTSIEIEEALGSVGLPATSRPEELTMDDFVKLHNLIVKV; from the exons ATGTGTACGGGTACCAGACCTCTCTCACTTCAATCTCTCCCGCCAGTATCTCCTACTACACCACCACGAAGTCAAACAACCCTCAAACCTACACTCCCGGCGCACAATAGCACCGCAGGCACACCACTATATATAGCTTGCGCCACCAATGGAAGCAGAAGCAGAAGCAGAAGCAGAAACAGAAGCCCAGACGATTACCAGTCCACTCTCCAAGCTCTCAACTCCAAAGGCCGCGTCCCAAGAAAATCCCTCGGCCAG CATTATATGTTGAATTCTGACATCAATGAGCAGCTGGCGAGTGCCGCCCGTGTTGAAGAAGGCGACGTGGTGCTAGAAATTGGGCCTGGAACTGGCTCCTTGACTAATGTTCTTTTGAATGCCGGTGCTTTTGTGCTGGCCATTGAAAAG GATCCATACATGGCTTCTCTTGTGAGTGAAAGATTTGCAAGTACAGAAAGGTTCAAG aagaCCAACAATTTGGGACGGAGGGCATCACACCTTGGAGAAGGTGTATCACACAACCTCAAACGAAGCTTCAAAGCTTCTGAAAAGATAACCTTCTCCAAG GTTTTGAAAGAAGACTTTGTCAAATGTCACATTCACTCGCACATGAAGTTGTTGCTGGGAAGTAAAAAGTCATTGGATCATCCAAAGTCAAGATATGCCAAA GTAGTCTCTAATATACCCTTCAATATAAGTACAGAAGTAGTGAAACTATTACTTCCAATGGGTGACATTTTTTCAGAAGTTGTTCTCTTACTCCAG GAGGAGACGGCAGTGCGCTTGGTGCAATCATCTTTGCGAACATCAGAGTACCGACCTATCAATATCTTCGTCAATTTCTATTCAG ATCCTGAATACAAGTTTAAGGTCCCACGGACAAATTTTTTCCCTCAGCCCAAT GTTGATGCTGCTGTTGTCATATTTAAGCTCAAACAAGCTGCAGACTATCCCCGAGTTTCTTCCACTAAGAGCTTCTTCTCAATG GTCAATTCAGCATTCAATGGGAAACGCAAGATGTTGCGAAAATCACTTCAGCACATATGCACATCCATTGAAATTGAGGAAGCTTTGGGAAGTGTTGGCCTTCCAGCTACA TCGAGACCAGAGGAGCTTACCATGGATGATTTTGTGAAGTTGCATAACTTGATTGTGAAAGTATAG